In Pseudonocardia sp. C8, one genomic interval encodes:
- a CDS encoding substrate-binding domain-containing protein, with amino-acid sequence MAGDDVLDIAFVVPESGPSGIYGPSCQTSGRLAAMEINEAGGILGREVRLRTVDGGQEPSRVAAAVEQLVVTGRVEAVTGWHTSAVREQLVPRVCGRVPYIYTAVYEGGEHTPGVFLTGETPSNQVFPAMRWMSEELGIRSWAIVGNDYVWPRMSARAARGYAEQVRAEVRDEIFVPVGSENFGGVVRRLEDSKVDGVLMFLLGSDAVRFNRAFTARGAHERCVRLSPLMDENMLMATGAANTHDLFSAAGFFETLGTAYGLDFERRYMNLAGPSAPAVASPGESCYEGVTLLAELASAARATDVGRISRASDVVSYEGPRGPVRMCNQHLLQPTYLARADGLEFDVLTELHGAG; translated from the coding sequence ATGGCAGGTGACGACGTCCTCGACATCGCCTTCGTCGTCCCCGAGAGCGGGCCGTCGGGTATTTACGGCCCGTCCTGCCAGACCAGCGGCCGCCTCGCCGCCATGGAGATAAACGAAGCCGGCGGGATCCTGGGCCGGGAGGTTCGCCTCCGTACCGTCGACGGTGGCCAGGAGCCGTCGCGGGTCGCCGCCGCAGTCGAGCAGCTGGTCGTGACGGGCCGGGTCGAGGCGGTCACCGGGTGGCACACCTCTGCCGTACGGGAGCAGCTGGTGCCACGGGTGTGCGGCCGAGTGCCCTACATCTACACCGCGGTGTACGAGGGCGGGGAGCACACTCCGGGCGTGTTCCTGACCGGTGAGACGCCGTCGAACCAGGTGTTCCCTGCGATGCGATGGATGTCGGAGGAGCTGGGAATCAGGAGCTGGGCGATCGTCGGGAACGACTACGTCTGGCCCAGAATGTCCGCCCGGGCGGCTCGTGGTTATGCCGAGCAGGTACGGGCGGAGGTCCGGGACGAGATCTTCGTGCCGGTGGGCTCGGAGAACTTCGGCGGGGTCGTGCGGCGCCTCGAGGACTCGAAGGTCGACGGAGTGTTGATGTTCCTGTTGGGCTCGGACGCGGTCCGGTTCAACCGCGCGTTCACCGCGAGGGGGGCCCACGAGCGGTGCGTGCGGTTGAGCCCGCTGATGGACGAGAACATGTTGATGGCAACGGGAGCCGCCAACACCCACGATCTCTTCTCGGCGGCCGGCTTCTTCGAGACACTCGGGACCGCCTACGGGCTTGATTTCGAACGGCGGTACATGAACCTGGCGGGACCCAGCGCGCCGGCGGTCGCGTCGCCGGGGGAGTCGTGCTACGAGGGTGTCACCCTGCTTGCAGAGCTCGCGTCCGCTGCCCGTGCGACCGACGTCGGTCGGATCAGCCGGGCGTCCGATGTCGTCTCGTACGAGGGGCCGCGCGGGCCGGTGCGGATGTGTAACCAGCATCTGCTCCAGCCGACCTACCTGGCGCGTGCCGACGGCCTGGAGTTCGATGTCCTCACCGAACTCCACGGCGCAGGGTGA
- a CDS encoding tubulin-like doman-containing protein, producing MTGANGHGHGHGHATSGADASRVEDLVQRRVHEAGEHEGPFSIHVLGIGKTGANVVESFVRAAADSPLADNANGFSALAIDIGDADLAGARAAGKKAPAGSVQTVALPALDSTTLFSGLRRYREFLKAEFPRYYWNPNYEPWVPNDLEIPAADEHFPRALAKAIYGVEYYQGHEVAQELNKFVAGILNSPATPIVCVAFSLAGGTGSGIVVDLARHLSNIKLGRRPWVLGMGVLPCEGDTDEVWDGRLFPSINELDCMVDGEKNQGVMTVWGDLYKNPFTAGFFAVPQNAVYERTGDIEATHRIIDDGLAAFLVRDGGKHVYESIKALNWLNVDASSWHPAIRSDQTDRWINLLAVDAPEHTPGVSGRELVDGAEPRFAEVRRFGAAAAGDNSEIQLPAAQAGPAVATYPEAKLEGTTAFVAKLSKLDLRWFVPTRDAYDSFDWEQKLMAHSWILDLGVMLCEPSTRFESMGGECLLGCACWVVVPHAAIRGEEPADIQLA from the coding sequence ATGACAGGTGCGAACGGCCACGGCCACGGCCACGGCCACGCCACGTCGGGTGCGGACGCCTCCCGGGTAGAGGACCTGGTGCAGCGCCGGGTCCACGAGGCAGGTGAGCATGAGGGCCCCTTCTCCATCCACGTGCTCGGTATCGGCAAGACCGGCGCCAACGTGGTGGAGAGCTTCGTCCGTGCGGCAGCGGATTCTCCGTTGGCCGACAACGCGAACGGGTTCAGCGCGCTCGCGATCGACATCGGTGACGCCGACCTCGCCGGCGCCCGCGCGGCCGGCAAGAAGGCACCGGCCGGTTCGGTCCAGACGGTGGCGCTGCCGGCGCTGGACTCGACGACGCTGTTCAGCGGGCTCCGGCGGTATCGCGAGTTCCTCAAGGCCGAGTTCCCGCGCTACTACTGGAACCCCAACTACGAGCCCTGGGTGCCCAACGACCTCGAGATCCCTGCGGCGGACGAGCACTTCCCCCGCGCCCTGGCCAAGGCCATCTACGGTGTCGAGTACTACCAGGGCCACGAGGTCGCGCAGGAACTCAACAAGTTCGTCGCCGGGATCCTGAACAGCCCCGCGACTCCGATCGTCTGCGTGGCGTTCAGCCTGGCCGGCGGCACCGGTAGCGGCATCGTGGTCGACCTCGCGCGGCACCTGTCGAACATCAAGCTGGGCCGGCGGCCCTGGGTCCTGGGCATGGGCGTGCTGCCCTGCGAGGGCGACACCGACGAGGTGTGGGACGGCCGCCTGTTCCCGTCGATCAACGAGCTGGACTGCATGGTCGACGGGGAGAAGAACCAGGGCGTCATGACCGTCTGGGGGGACCTGTACAAGAACCCCTTCACCGCAGGCTTCTTCGCCGTCCCGCAGAACGCCGTCTACGAGCGAACCGGTGACATCGAGGCGACCCATCGGATCATCGACGACGGACTCGCCGCATTCCTGGTGCGTGACGGAGGAAAGCACGTCTATGAGTCGATCAAGGCGCTGAACTGGCTGAATGTCGATGCCAGCAGCTGGCACCCGGCCATTCGCAGTGATCAGACCGACCGGTGGATCAACCTGCTCGCCGTCGACGCGCCCGAGCACACCCCGGGGGTGAGCGGCCGTGAGCTCGTCGATGGAGCCGAGCCGCGGTTCGCGGAGGTTCGCCGGTTCGGGGCGGCGGCCGCGGGCGACAACTCCGAGATCCAGCTGCCGGCGGCGCAGGCCGGCCCGGCAGTCGCCACCTACCCGGAGGCGAAGCTCGAAGGCACCACCGCATTCGTCGCCAAGCTCAGCAAGCTGGACCTGCGCTGGTTCGTTCCGACCCGGGACGCCTACGACAGCTTCGACTGGGAGCAGAAGCTGATGGCCCACTCCTGGATCCTCGACCTCGGCGTCATGCTGTGTGAGCCGTCCACGCGGTTCGAGTCCATGGGTGGAGAGTGCCTGCTGGGCTGCGCGTGCTGGGTCGTCGTGCCCCATGCCGCGATCCGCGGCGAAGAGCCCGCCGACATCCAGCTCGCCTGA
- a CDS encoding tubulin-like doman-containing protein, with product MSGLSLYHSATGKQAPHCIHAVGIGKTGAQMIDALMRTGELEDMLDDPRARFTALAVDIGDADMRQMRQYGDSFLDRLREREIPTDRAQIRSVDLPVPGADELSRSLERYPEWLAEEYPRFDYRPAFVPWLPPNVTLPTADKNYVGQLEQPAQEEHFPRAVAKAIYGHAYYGSDGTLRKELDDFARSVDQTRLPSIVLVFFGIGGGTGSGMVVDLARHLTNVRLGRRVPVVGVGSLPCSGDPEYQRGASVYATLNDLDCMLDETKNAAITSVWGDLYKNPFNGGFLALPQEQSWERLHRYTTITKGVLPEVRHYQALHVTNKFVDDSFCRYVLNDYGRELFRVLRPSGYTGAPHERISPGARTWTLFNVAKLTHPGVQVLPGEPMSKWRDMIGTWVGYLPKWMGVREGFKTDYIEAHTFSARSRWNDRLQKKLEETLSRYLLPGDDGTLRTSVGEFFDELTVYTNIIMTGVARPDLVAFQESRAIYDALPEQDRLAHHSFLLELGIALSERNQEFGDYAGKALGEGAVPTTISYDDIRGEAALPSTGVEIQTANISAAVTTVVPTP from the coding sequence ATGAGTGGACTCTCGCTTTACCACAGTGCTACCGGAAAGCAGGCGCCGCACTGCATCCACGCTGTGGGAATCGGCAAGACCGGCGCTCAGATGATCGACGCACTGATGCGCACAGGCGAACTCGAGGACATGCTCGACGATCCGCGTGCGCGCTTCACCGCGCTGGCCGTCGACATCGGCGACGCCGACATGCGGCAGATGCGACAGTACGGGGACTCGTTCCTCGACCGGCTCCGCGAGCGGGAGATCCCGACCGACCGGGCCCAGATCCGTTCGGTCGACCTACCCGTTCCCGGCGCGGACGAGCTCTCTCGGTCGCTCGAGCGATACCCCGAGTGGCTCGCCGAGGAGTACCCCCGGTTCGACTACCGCCCCGCATTCGTGCCGTGGCTGCCGCCGAACGTGACGCTGCCGACGGCCGACAAGAACTACGTCGGTCAGCTGGAGCAGCCTGCGCAGGAGGAGCATTTCCCCCGGGCGGTGGCGAAGGCCATCTACGGCCACGCCTACTACGGCAGCGACGGGACGCTCAGGAAGGAACTCGACGACTTCGCCCGTAGCGTCGACCAGACCCGCCTGCCGTCGATCGTCCTGGTGTTCTTCGGAATCGGCGGCGGCACCGGAAGCGGCATGGTGGTCGATCTGGCTCGCCACCTGACCAATGTCCGGCTGGGCCGGCGCGTACCGGTTGTCGGTGTCGGCTCCCTGCCGTGCTCCGGAGACCCGGAGTACCAGCGCGGAGCGAGCGTGTACGCCACGCTCAACGACCTCGACTGCATGCTCGACGAGACCAAGAACGCGGCGATCACCTCGGTGTGGGGCGACCTGTACAAGAACCCGTTCAACGGCGGTTTCCTGGCCCTGCCCCAAGAGCAGTCCTGGGAACGCCTGCACCGCTACACCACGATCACCAAGGGCGTGCTTCCCGAGGTCCGGCACTACCAGGCGCTGCACGTCACGAACAAGTTCGTCGACGACTCGTTCTGCCGATACGTGCTCAACGACTACGGGCGCGAGCTGTTCCGCGTGCTGCGTCCCTCGGGCTACACCGGCGCGCCGCACGAGCGCATCAGCCCCGGAGCCCGGACGTGGACGTTGTTCAACGTCGCAAAGCTGACGCACCCGGGTGTGCAGGTACTGCCCGGGGAGCCGATGAGCAAGTGGCGGGACATGATCGGAACCTGGGTCGGCTACCTGCCGAAGTGGATGGGTGTGCGCGAGGGTTTCAAGACCGACTACATCGAGGCGCACACGTTCTCTGCCCGGTCGCGCTGGAACGACCGGCTGCAGAAGAAGCTGGAAGAGACACTGAGCCGGTACCTGCTTCCAGGTGACGACGGGACACTGCGCACCTCGGTCGGTGAGTTCTTCGACGAGCTCACCGTCTACACCAACATCATCATGACGGGGGTGGCCCGGCCCGATCTCGTGGCCTTCCAGGAGAGCCGCGCCATCTACGACGCTCTGCCCGAGCAGGATCGGCTCGCACACCATTCGTTCCTGCTCGAACTGGGGATCGCCCTCAGTGAGCGGAACCAGGAGTTCGGGGACTACGCCGGTAAGGCGCTGGGAGAGGGCGCGGTCCCGACGACCATCAGCTACGACGACATCCGCGGCGAGGCCGCTCTGCCCTCGACCGGCGTGGAGATCCAGACCGCCAACATCTCCGCGGCGGTCACGACGGTGGTCCCCACCCCGTGA
- a CDS encoding sigma factor-like helix-turn-helix DNA-binding protein — MTQPSTLEPDEYDEWLDRVRSTYEAVRFTCHHRLGDRLLASRVSAQVVAGMLARPGVFRFFGMPFSARVGHLAEEQIAAARRGELQGSAVWPELERRLRELTEQQRRVFVLSFVHGSGTEETARKLGVPEEVAHDLRDDVLRLVRGIAGTNEIPGDGT, encoded by the coding sequence ATGACGCAGCCATCCACGCTGGAGCCGGACGAGTACGACGAGTGGCTGGACCGCGTCCGATCCACCTACGAAGCCGTGCGCTTCACCTGCCACCATCGACTGGGGGACCGGCTGCTCGCCAGCCGGGTCAGCGCACAGGTCGTCGCCGGCATGCTCGCCCGGCCAGGCGTCTTTCGCTTCTTCGGGATGCCCTTCTCCGCCCGCGTCGGCCACCTGGCCGAGGAGCAGATCGCCGCTGCCCGGAGGGGCGAGCTACAGGGCTCGGCCGTCTGGCCGGAGCTGGAACGGCGACTCCGAGAGCTGACCGAGCAGCAGCGGCGTGTGTTCGTCCTCAGCTTCGTGCACGGAAGCGGCACCGAGGAGACCGCCAGGAAACTGGGCGTACCGGAAGAGGTCGCTCATGATCTCCGCGACGACGTGCTGCGTCTCGTGCGCGGCATCGCGGGTACGAACGAGATCCCTGGCGACGGCACCTGA
- a CDS encoding MarR family winged helix-turn-helix transcriptional regulator — protein MESDRKTLRVVRRAAEGPPLGRLLGQVDRELARQTEVEVLVDHRLSIDQWRVLDILADGNGRPMSELAAAIVVPGATLTKIVDRLVDAALVYRLVDDRDRRRVLAFISDKGREVHHDVAAKVEAIEVDVVTRLGRDGPLLLDLLASLAQGPVTEDSRG, from the coding sequence ATGGAGTCTGACCGAAAAACGCTGCGCGTCGTCCGACGGGCGGCTGAGGGGCCACCCCTCGGGCGCCTCCTGGGGCAGGTCGATCGAGAGCTGGCGCGGCAGACCGAGGTGGAGGTGCTCGTCGACCACCGGCTGTCGATCGATCAGTGGCGTGTCCTCGACATCCTCGCCGACGGCAACGGGCGCCCCATGTCGGAGCTCGCAGCCGCGATCGTGGTCCCGGGTGCGACGTTGACGAAGATCGTCGACAGGCTCGTCGACGCCGCTCTCGTGTATCGCTTGGTCGACGACCGAGACCGGCGTCGTGTGTTGGCGTTCATCTCCGACAAGGGCCGCGAGGTTCACCACGACGTCGCGGCGAAGGTGGAGGCCATCGAGGTGGACGTCGTCACCCGTCTCGGCCGGGACGGTCCCCTCCTGCTCGATCTGCTCGCCTCGCTTGCGCAGGGCCCGGTCACCGAGGACTCGCGGGGCTGA
- a CDS encoding response regulator transcription factor, with amino-acid sequence MIDVFVIADRPLMRSGLRHSCAGFFDVVGEAAAVGDGVRRVRLLRPQVTIVDLPRPVVEPEADDQGNDERGVDADLLDLVAQDTAIILLLNSLSVAPALATNGAISVVSCRADGAEIRRAVRHAAAGRVHGSVSEDPVRRGVEQWTVPRLTVKESEVLPLVTLGLTNREIAERLSVSQTTVKFHIANLIHKYGANRRTELAYLAAWHGAPELKASPG; translated from the coding sequence ATGATCGACGTCTTTGTCATCGCAGACAGGCCTCTGATGAGGTCCGGTTTGCGTCACTCGTGCGCCGGCTTCTTCGACGTGGTCGGTGAGGCTGCTGCGGTCGGTGACGGCGTACGTCGCGTTCGGCTCCTCCGGCCGCAGGTGACGATCGTCGACCTGCCACGACCTGTCGTCGAACCCGAGGCCGACGATCAAGGGAACGACGAAAGAGGGGTCGACGCCGACCTCCTCGACCTCGTCGCGCAGGACACCGCGATCATCCTGCTGCTCAACTCGTTGTCGGTGGCTCCTGCACTGGCGACGAACGGTGCCATCAGCGTGGTGAGCTGTCGAGCCGATGGCGCCGAGATCCGTCGTGCCGTCCGCCATGCGGCAGCCGGGCGCGTGCACGGCTCGGTGTCCGAGGATCCGGTTCGACGCGGAGTCGAGCAGTGGACGGTCCCGAGGTTGACGGTGAAGGAATCGGAGGTCCTTCCGCTGGTCACGCTCGGCCTGACCAACCGCGAGATCGCCGAGCGTCTGTCCGTCAGTCAGACGACGGTCAAGTTCCACATCGCCAACCTCATCCACAAGTACGGGGCGAACCGACGGACGGAACTCGCGTACCTCGCTGCCTGGCACGGTGCGCCTGAGCTGAAAGCGAGTCCGGGCTGA
- a CDS encoding VOC family protein: MALRTGHIGLNVTDLERSSRFYEATFGLDVLGRSTEHGRRFAFLGNPDVTSERFLDKLAITLWEQSTGSFSGQNPGLHHLAFHVDSAEEVLRIRDQVRAQGVELLYDGEIVPHSSDFDSGGFFFLDPDGLRLEICAPAGIAKEHAVAGEAPSCGFFE; encoded by the coding sequence ATGGCACTTCGTACCGGACACATCGGACTGAACGTCACAGATCTGGAGCGGTCGAGCAGGTTCTACGAGGCGACGTTCGGGCTCGATGTCCTCGGCCGGTCCACCGAGCACGGACGGCGGTTCGCCTTCCTCGGCAATCCGGACGTGACCTCCGAGCGCTTCCTCGACAAGCTGGCCATCACCCTCTGGGAACAGAGCACCGGGAGCTTCTCCGGCCAGAACCCCGGACTGCACCATCTGGCTTTCCATGTCGACTCGGCCGAGGAGGTTCTGCGGATCCGCGACCAGGTGCGCGCTCAGGGGGTCGAGTTGCTGTACGATGGCGAGATCGTTCCGCACAGCAGTGATTTTGATTCAGGTGGCTTCTTCTTCCTCGATCCTGACGGGCTGCGGCTGGAAATCTGCGCTCCCGCGGGTATCGCGAAGGAACACGCGGTGGCCGGCGAAGCGCCATCCTGTGGATTCTTCGAGTAG
- a CDS encoding pyridoxamine 5'-phosphate oxidase family protein yields MQHKAGLTAEAARLVGILHNANISDGMRRFLADQDFAVITSRAADGRLWTSPLYGVPGFCAADGAALRVAGRPRPGDPLHGLQRGSLAGMLVLDFQRRRRLRVNGLVGDVGGTGFELAADQTFGNCPQYIQQQVVEPVGESGNRFSVTHHTRLEAEHAAQVKRADTFFLGTAHPTHGIDASHRGGSPGFVRVEADELWWPDYPGNNLFNSMGNIAVNPEASLLFIDFHEGTSLQFSGEAYLDWHPPGVPGDDSGTGRRVRFLPLEVVRTVGIPFRSVSHEGYSRNPAIT; encoded by the coding sequence GTGCAGCACAAGGCCGGTCTGACGGCTGAAGCGGCACGCCTCGTCGGAATACTGCACAACGCGAACATCAGTGACGGGATGCGCAGGTTCCTCGCCGACCAAGATTTCGCGGTCATCACGTCTCGTGCTGCCGACGGCAGGCTGTGGACATCGCCCCTCTACGGGGTGCCAGGATTCTGCGCCGCCGACGGCGCCGCGCTGAGGGTGGCCGGCCGCCCGCGACCGGGCGACCCTCTGCATGGCCTGCAGCGTGGGAGCCTGGCCGGGATGCTGGTACTGGACTTCCAGCGCCGCAGGCGACTGCGGGTGAACGGCCTCGTGGGCGACGTCGGCGGAACCGGATTCGAACTCGCTGCCGACCAGACGTTCGGTAACTGTCCGCAGTACATTCAGCAGCAGGTCGTCGAACCGGTCGGAGAATCGGGGAATCGCTTCTCGGTCACGCACCACACACGGCTCGAGGCCGAGCATGCGGCCCAGGTGAAGCGCGCAGACACCTTCTTCCTGGGCACGGCGCATCCGACACACGGCATCGACGCGTCGCATCGTGGTGGTAGCCCGGGGTTCGTCCGCGTGGAGGCCGATGAACTATGGTGGCCGGACTATCCCGGCAACAATCTCTTCAACAGCATGGGGAACATCGCCGTGAACCCCGAGGCGTCCCTGCTGTTCATCGATTTCCACGAGGGAACGAGTCTTCAGTTCTCCGGGGAGGCGTACCTCGACTGGCATCCACCTGGTGTGCCGGGTGACGACTCCGGGACTGGGCGCCGAGTCCGCTTCCTCCCGCTGGAGGTCGTCCGTACCGTGGGAATTCCGTTCCGCTCGGTGTCGCACGAGGGCTACTCCCGGAACCCGGCGATCACGTAG